In Salmo salar chromosome ssa15, Ssal_v3.1, whole genome shotgun sequence, one genomic interval encodes:
- the LOC106571877 gene encoding protein disulfide isomerase Creld1 has protein sequence MLWPLLPALVLFSVLSVVQVQTAPCQTCRKLTDSFIKGLDKTSNKNFGGGNTAWEEENLAKYARSETRLLEIVEAACEKSDFDCNKLLEQIEDQVETWWFHRQQEAPDLFEWLCIEELPLCCPPGRFGPDCKECLSGPGGVCGGLGRCEGEGTRLGDGECVCDPGYFGQLCQSCADGYYREKSSNHSTPACAACYHSCKKCSGPENYKCLECKPGWLFHDNKCVDTDECGTELARCSSNTYCHNTDGSYECRGCDQACVGCMGSGPARCKKCARGYKLRGAKCLDVDECSERAIACPGLNEACFNDEGSFRCECADGFIRRDSICVENQPLSGPEKGLFDDMTDDEVLVLQQMFFGVVICALATLAAKGDMVFTAIFIGGVAAMAGYWLSEKGDRMLDGFLKGR, from the exons ATGTTGTGGCCCCTGCTCCCTGCCCTGGTGCTCTTttctgtgttgtctgtggttCAAGTACAGACTGCACCATGCCAGACCTGCCGCAAGCTCACTGACAGCTTCATCAAG GGACTGGATAAAACATCCAATAAGAATTTTGGGGGTGGCAACACTGCTTGGGAGGAGGAAAATCTGGCTAAATATGCTCGCAG TGAAACCAGGTTGCTGGAGATAGTGGAGGCAGCGTGTGAGAAATCTGACTTTGACTGTAACAAACTGCTGGAGCAGATAGAGGACCAAGTGGAGACATGGTGGTTCCACCG gcagCAAGAGGCTCCAGACCTATTTGAGTGGTTGTGTATAGAAGAGCTCCCGCTCTGCTGTCCCCCGGGACGTTTTGGACCAGACTGCAAag AGTGTCTGTCTGGTcctggaggggtgtgtggtggtcTGGGCCGCTGTGAGGGAGAGGGCACGCGTCTGGGAGATGGAGAGTGCGTGTGTGACCCGGGGTACTTCGGTCAGCTGTGTCAGAGCTGTGCAGACGGCTATTACAGAGAGAAGAGCTCCAATCACAGCACACCAGCCTGCGCAG CATGCTACCACTCTTGTAAAAAGTGCTCAGGGCCAGAGAACTACAAATGTCTGGAATGCAAACCTGGGTGGCTCTTCCATGACAACAAGTGTGTTG ACACTGATGAGTGTGGCACAGAGCTGGCTCGATGTTCCTCCAACACCTATTGCCACAACACAGATGGATCGTACGAGTGCAGAG GCTGTGACCAGGCATGTGTGGGCTGCATGGGCAGTGGTCCAGCCCGCTGTAAGAAATGTGCTCGGGGATACAAGCTCAGAGGAGCCAAATGTCTCG aTGTGGATGAGTGTAGTGAGCGGGCGATAGCATGTCCAGGGCTGAATGAGGCGTGTTTCAATGACGAGGGGTCCTTCCGCTGTGAATGTGCTGACGGCTTCATTCGTAGAGACAGCATCTGTGTGGAGAACCAGCCGCTGA GTGGTCCAGAGAAGGGTCTGTTTGATGACATGACTGATGACGAGGTCCTGGTCCTGCAGCAGATGTTCTTTGGCGTGGTCATCTGTGCCCTAGCAACGCTCGCCGCCAAGGGCGACATGGTCTTTACCGCCATCTTCATCGGGGGCGTGGCCGCCATGGCCGGATACTGGCTGTCAGAGAAGGGCGACCGCATGCTGGACGGCTTCCTAAAGGGACGCTAG